Proteins found in one Helicobacter sp. NHP19-003 genomic segment:
- the ccoS gene encoding cbb3-type cytochrome oxidase assembly protein CcoS, translating into MHTNTLFLMLFVSLMLGLVGLLIFLWGLKGKQFNDEKKMLECLLYDSPQDLAIAKQEEEAQKSKRKDAHG; encoded by the coding sequence ATGCACACAAACACTCTCTTTTTGATGCTCTTTGTGTCTTTGATGTTGGGGCTTGTGGGGTTGCTCATTTTTTTATGGGGCTTGAAGGGCAAGCAATTTAACGATGAGAAAAAAATGCTCGAGTGCCTGCTCTATGACAGCCCGCAGGATTTAGCCATTGCCAAACAAGAGGAGGAGGCGCAAAAATCTAAAAGAAAGGATGCGCATGGGTGA
- a CDS encoding NAD(P)-binding domain-containing protein, giving the protein MGEVYDVLVVGAGPSGIASAIECQINGVSNVLLCEKDEACCGMLRKYYKAHKRVDKDYRKQVVQIKGHIPFGDTDKEGALEVFEKALLEHKTPVRYKTNIESVAKKGELFEVASGANEIFQAKAVVIAIGKMGQPNRPSYQIPVEIMRQVVYTINDCKEKEEVLVVGGGNSAVEYAIALASTNTTTLNYRQSTFSRVNEENLKALEEAFSRNLKSKLGVDILGLEAKEGRIQVNFADNTNGVYDRVLYAIGGATPLDFLKKCHVHLEQNLPIVSDKQESNIENLFIVGDILYKSGASIGIGLNGGFDVAQVLKSRLA; this is encoded by the coding sequence ATGGGTGAAGTGTATGATGTTTTGGTGGTGGGGGCGGGTCCTAGTGGGATCGCAAGCGCCATAGAGTGCCAAATCAATGGGGTGTCTAATGTCTTGCTGTGTGAAAAGGACGAGGCGTGTTGCGGCATGTTGCGCAAATACTACAAGGCGCATAAACGGGTGGATAAGGACTACCGCAAACAAGTGGTACAAATTAAAGGGCACATCCCCTTTGGCGACACTGACAAAGAGGGTGCCCTAGAGGTCTTTGAAAAGGCATTGCTAGAGCATAAAACCCCCGTGCGCTATAAAACGAACATTGAAAGCGTGGCAAAAAAGGGAGAGCTGTTTGAGGTGGCTAGTGGAGCTAATGAGATTTTTCAAGCCAAAGCCGTGGTGATTGCCATTGGCAAAATGGGCCAACCCAACCGCCCCAGCTATCAAATCCCCGTGGAAATCATGCGCCAAGTGGTCTATACGATCAATGATTGTAAAGAAAAAGAAGAGGTTTTGGTCGTGGGGGGGGGCAACTCAGCTGTGGAATACGCCATTGCCCTAGCCTCCACCAACACCACGACTTTAAACTACCGCCAAAGCACCTTTAGCCGTGTCAATGAAGAGAATTTAAAAGCCCTTGAAGAGGCGTTTTCTAGGAATTTAAAAAGCAAATTGGGCGTGGATATTTTGGGCCTAGAGGCCAAAGAGGGGCGCATACAGGTGAATTTTGCCGACAACACGAACGGGGTGTATGACAGAGTGCTGTATGCCATAGGCGGAGCGACCCCCCTTGACTTCTTGAAAAAATGCCATGTCCATTTAGAGCAGAATTTACCCATAGTGAGCGACAAACAAGAGAGCAATATTGAAAACCTTTTCATCGTGGGAGACATCCTCTACAAGTCTGGGGCAAGCATTGGCATTGGCCTCAATGGGGGCTTTGATGTGGCGCAAGTGCTTAAAAGCCGTTTGGCTTAG